TCGTCGAGGAACTCGCCGAACTGGGCGACGCCGATGAGCGTGCCGGCGGTGTCGAAGAAGTCGACGAAGAAGAACGTGAAGACGACCAGGACGAACGTGAGCGGATCGACGCCCTGGAGGCCGTCGACGAACGCGAACAGCAGCGGCGAGATGTCGTACTGGGGCGACGTGACGACCGCGAAGGAGAGGTCGCCGCCCTCGCCGACGAGCGCCGCCGGGAGGACCGCCGTGCCAGCGATTCCCGTCAGATAGGTGAGCCAGCCGACGACCGTCGTCGCGACGATTCCGATGATGATCGCGCCGGTGATCCCGCGCGCCCAGAGGACGAACGTCAGGAACAGGCCGAACAGACCGAGCAGCGCCGCCGGGCTCGTCGCGAGATCGCCGAGCGTGACTGCGGTGTCCGGATCCGGAACGACGACCGACATCTCGAGCAGCCCGATGAACAGGAGGAAGATCCCGATCCCGGCGCCGACGGAGAACTTCACCGGCTCGGGAAACAGTCGGATCACGTACTCGCGGGCGCCGACGGCCGTGATGACGATGAAGATAATCCCCTCGACGAAGACCGCGGCGAGCGCCGTTTCCCACGGGACGCCCATCCCGAGGACGACCGTGTACGCGAAGAAGACGTTCAGCCCCATTCCCGGCGCGAGCCCGAAGGGCCGATTCGCGTAGAAGGCCATCACGAAGATAGCGGCGGCCGACGCGATGATCGTCCCGATGGCGACCATCTGGACGACCTCGATGTATTCGTATCCCTGGATCTGAATCGCGTCCGCGAGGATGAACGGATTGACCAGAATGATGTACGACATCGCGAGGAACGTCGTGATCCCCGCGACGAGTTCGGTACCGACGTCGGAGTCGCGTTCGCCGACCCCGAAGTAGTCGTCGAGCGTATCGGATACCCCCATATTGGATGCTCGAGCATAGCCATACGGATTAGTTAAAGGTTCTCGTCCGTCCTCGCCGCGCATCGATACATGTTCGTGGATACGTCCACCAAGCGGTAGGTTCTCGAGAGCAGCGGGCGACGGACCCGAATCCTCTTATCGCCCTCTGGAAAACACACCGCTATGAGACGCCAGCGAGCCGTCCCGTCGTCCGTCGACGCGACGACCGGGCCGAGAGTCGGAACGGATCGAACGGTCGGACGACCGTCGGGTGAGAGCGCGTGATCGAGGAC
This portion of the Haloterrigena gelatinilytica genome encodes:
- a CDS encoding NCS2 family permease; its protein translation is MGVSDTLDDYFGVGERDSDVGTELVAGITTFLAMSYIILVNPFILADAIQIQGYEYIEVVQMVAIGTIIASAAAIFVMAFYANRPFGLAPGMGLNVFFAYTVVLGMGVPWETALAAVFVEGIIFIVITAVGAREYVIRLFPEPVKFSVGAGIGIFLLFIGLLEMSVVVPDPDTAVTLGDLATSPAALLGLFGLFLTFVLWARGITGAIIIGIVATTVVGWLTYLTGIAGTAVLPAALVGEGGDLSFAVVTSPQYDISPLLFAFVDGLQGVDPLTFVLVVFTFFFVDFFDTAGTLIGVAQFGEFLDEDGNLPDIDQPLMADAVGTTVGAMVGTSTVTTYVESSTGVEEGGRTGLTALVVGLLFLATLVLIPLVAMIPAYASFIALVVVGIIMLEGVLDVEWDDPAWAVSAGLTITIMPLTYSIANGLAAGIITYPLIKAATGEFDDVRHGQWLMALVLVGYFYVYTSGMIG